In Arthrobacter citreus, a genomic segment contains:
- the panC gene encoding pantoate--beta-alanine ligase, which yields MSTPRVVHTAAELRSAAAGALAAAGTAPAGARTPSLGLVPTMGALHEGHRALADAARAGNDVVVASIFINPLQFNDPEDLRRYPRTLEADLDLLGAAGVDLVFAPSEAEVYPGGAPLVRVHSGELGTRYEGASRPGHFDGVLTVVAKLLHWAQPPVPARFRAYFGQKDAQQLALIRRMAADLNFAAEIVGVPVVRAQDGLAESSRNVFLDPAHRQAATVLPRALFALRDRVSAGLPPDLAAAAALVEAEPLVQLDYFDVVDPLTLQPLPAGDGPLEKPGLALIAARVGQVRLIDNLTLVPPAAAVR from the coding sequence GTGAGTACACCGCGGGTTGTGCACACGGCCGCGGAGCTGAGGTCAGCCGCCGCCGGTGCCCTGGCGGCCGCCGGAACTGCCCCGGCCGGTGCCCGGACTCCCTCCCTCGGACTGGTGCCCACCATGGGAGCGCTGCATGAAGGACACCGCGCGCTGGCGGATGCGGCCCGGGCGGGGAACGACGTCGTGGTCGCATCGATTTTTATCAACCCGCTGCAGTTCAACGATCCGGAGGACCTGCGGCGGTATCCCCGGACCCTTGAGGCGGACCTGGACCTGCTGGGAGCAGCAGGCGTGGACCTGGTTTTTGCGCCGTCGGAGGCCGAGGTCTATCCGGGCGGAGCGCCGCTGGTCCGGGTTCATTCCGGCGAGCTGGGGACACGCTACGAGGGCGCGTCCCGGCCGGGCCACTTCGACGGCGTGCTGACCGTGGTGGCCAAGCTCCTGCACTGGGCCCAGCCTCCCGTGCCGGCCCGCTTCCGCGCCTACTTCGGACAAAAGGATGCCCAGCAGCTGGCGCTGATCCGCCGGATGGCCGCGGACCTGAACTTCGCGGCGGAAATCGTGGGAGTGCCGGTGGTCCGCGCCCAGGACGGCCTGGCGGAGTCCAGCCGCAACGTCTTCCTGGATCCGGCCCACCGGCAGGCAGCCACCGTGCTTCCGCGGGCACTCTTTGCCCTGCGGGACCGGGTCTCAGCCGGCCTGCCGCCGGACCTGGCCGCCGCCGCCGCGCTGGTGGAGGCCGAACCCCTGGTGCAGCTGGACTACTTCGACGTTGTCGATCCGCTCACGCTGCAGCCGCTGCCCGCGGGAGACGGGCCGCTGGAAAAGCCGGGGCTGGCCCTCATCGCCGCACGAGTCGGGCAGGTGCGGCTGATCGACAACCTGACCCTGGTGCCCCCTGCCGCAGCGGTGCGCTAA
- a CDS encoding Rossmann-like and DUF2520 domain-containing protein codes for MNSADASTAEKRRRGRLGIGVIGAGRVGAVLGAALRAAEHAVVGVSAVSEESRERAANLLPGVPVLDIPEIVERSELVLLAVPDDALGPLVSGLAATNAWQAGQLVAHTSGRFGTDILEPARRAGAIPLALHPAMTFTGMSLDLTRLADCSFGVTAPTAVLPIAQALVVEMGAEPVVIDEADRVNYHLALAHASNHLVTITAQSVQLLKDIGVENPDRLLGPLMRASLENALASGEHALTGPVARGDAGTVAAHLSEMADQDSADLRDTYRALSLATARRAIDRGLLSKERGQAVIDALTLDAEGLQ; via the coding sequence ATGAACAGCGCTGACGCAAGCACCGCCGAGAAACGTCGGCGGGGCAGGCTTGGCATCGGGGTCATTGGGGCCGGCCGGGTTGGCGCCGTCCTTGGTGCCGCGCTGCGTGCGGCCGAGCACGCCGTCGTCGGCGTTTCCGCCGTGAGCGAGGAAAGCCGCGAACGCGCCGCCAACCTGCTGCCGGGCGTCCCTGTCCTGGACATCCCGGAAATCGTCGAACGCTCCGAGCTCGTGCTGCTGGCGGTGCCGGATGATGCCCTGGGGCCGCTGGTCTCCGGCCTGGCCGCCACCAACGCATGGCAGGCCGGACAGCTTGTCGCCCACACCTCGGGCCGGTTCGGCACCGACATCCTCGAACCCGCCCGCCGCGCGGGAGCCATTCCGCTGGCACTGCATCCGGCCATGACCTTCACCGGAATGAGCCTTGACCTGACCCGGCTGGCCGACTGTTCCTTCGGCGTCACCGCCCCCACGGCCGTGCTGCCCATCGCCCAGGCGCTTGTGGTGGAAATGGGAGCCGAGCCCGTGGTCATTGACGAGGCCGACCGGGTCAACTACCACCTCGCGCTGGCCCACGCGTCCAACCATCTGGTGACCATCACCGCCCAGTCAGTGCAGCTGCTCAAGGATATCGGCGTCGAAAACCCCGACCGGCTGCTGGGTCCGCTGATGCGCGCATCGCTGGAAAACGCCCTGGCCTCGGGCGAGCATGCGCTGACCGGTCCCGTGGCCCGCGGCGACGCCGGAACCGTGGCGGCGCACCTGAGCGAAATGGCGGACCAGGACAGCGCCGACCTCAGGGACACCTACCGGGCACTGTCCCTGGCCACCGCCCGGCGCGCCATCGACCGCGGACTGCTCAGCAAGGAACGCGGACAGGCCGTCATCGACGCGCTGACCCTGGACGCGGAAGGCCTGCAGTGA
- a CDS encoding PH domain-containing protein encodes MSVPQTGEWARVHPVSPLVRGWIALAAIAFVFGRNIVEDLIGLRGGDDGGGDSRGGGASIPDGTVLLIGVAILAGVLLIIAVGFFLSWRFTRYQVTENHVRVHSGILFRQQRQARLDRVQAIDIIQPLLARLFGLAELRFEVADAGESAVRLAFLKLDDAQQLRALILDRASGASPVPAGGSDGSGHDGSGRGASDDGDGPQGAGTAGAAASGGGIRGAVEAPEQPILELGPGRVIAATLLSGTTLFLLAGIAAAIIITALTGEPVTLAVMVPLLFGTVGGYWSEFSTSFNFRASVSRDGIRVRYGLLDTRTQTVPPGRIQAVAVQQSPLWRITGWYRVSVNVAGYGDGTGSEGQARTKLLPAGTLPEVFAILALVLPDAGTDRPLDVFTAGITGRDGDHGFTTTPRRARWIAPLTWRRNGFTLTDTALLARSGALWRVLSVVPHERTQSMSLEQGPLRRRFRTADLVLHSTAGPVHPRVRKIDTETVQHLFQEQAARAREARRRDRSAHWNRPADSVAAPASSPASSPASSPVAFPASSPDSPAPSPAPPVSTDPFSKEFPHEQR; translated from the coding sequence GTGAGCGTCCCACAGACCGGGGAATGGGCCCGCGTCCACCCGGTGTCCCCGCTGGTGCGCGGCTGGATAGCCCTCGCCGCCATTGCCTTCGTTTTCGGCCGGAACATCGTCGAGGATCTGATTGGGCTCCGCGGAGGAGACGACGGCGGCGGTGACAGCCGTGGCGGTGGTGCATCCATACCCGACGGCACGGTGCTGCTGATCGGAGTAGCCATCCTCGCGGGAGTCCTGCTGATCATCGCCGTGGGGTTCTTCCTGTCCTGGCGGTTCACCCGTTACCAGGTGACGGAGAATCACGTACGGGTGCACTCCGGCATCCTCTTTCGCCAGCAGCGCCAGGCCCGGCTGGACCGCGTGCAGGCCATCGACATCATCCAGCCCCTGCTCGCCCGGCTCTTTGGACTGGCCGAACTGCGCTTCGAAGTGGCCGACGCGGGCGAATCAGCGGTGCGGCTGGCCTTCCTCAAACTCGATGACGCCCAGCAGCTGCGGGCCCTGATCCTGGACCGGGCCTCCGGGGCATCACCCGTCCCGGCGGGCGGGAGCGACGGCAGCGGCCACGACGGCAGCGGCCGTGGCGCCAGCGACGACGGCGACGGTCCGCAGGGCGCGGGAACGGCCGGCGCAGCGGCGTCCGGCGGCGGCATTCGGGGAGCGGTGGAAGCACCGGAGCAGCCCATCCTCGAGCTGGGGCCCGGACGGGTCATTGCCGCCACGCTGCTCTCCGGGACCACGCTGTTCCTGCTGGCCGGCATTGCCGCAGCCATCATCATCACGGCCCTGACCGGTGAGCCCGTCACGCTGGCGGTCATGGTCCCACTCCTCTTCGGAACCGTCGGCGGCTACTGGTCGGAGTTCTCCACGTCCTTCAACTTCCGCGCCTCGGTGTCCCGGGACGGAATCAGGGTGCGTTACGGACTGCTGGACACCCGCACACAGACCGTTCCGCCCGGCAGAATCCAAGCCGTGGCGGTGCAGCAGTCACCTTTGTGGCGTATCACGGGCTGGTACCGCGTTTCCGTCAATGTGGCCGGATACGGGGACGGAACCGGTTCCGAGGGGCAGGCCCGGACAAAACTGCTTCCGGCCGGAACCCTGCCGGAGGTCTTCGCGATCCTCGCCCTCGTGCTGCCCGATGCCGGCACCGACCGCCCACTGGACGTCTTCACCGCCGGCATCACCGGCCGGGACGGGGACCACGGCTTCACCACCACACCCCGGCGTGCCCGTTGGATAGCCCCGTTGACCTGGCGGCGCAACGGGTTCACCCTCACTGACACAGCCCTGCTGGCCCGCAGTGGCGCCCTGTGGCGGGTGCTGTCCGTGGTGCCGCACGAACGCACGCAGTCCATGTCCCTGGAGCAGGGACCGCTTCGCCGCCGCTTCCGCACCGCTGACCTGGTGCTGCACTCCACCGCCGGCCCGGTGCATCCCCGGGTCCGGAAAATCGACACCGAAACGGTGCAGCACCTGTTCCAGGAACAGGCCGCCAGGGCCCGCGAGGCACGGCGGCGGGACCGCAGCGCCCACTGGAACCGGCCGGCTGATTCCGTAGCAGCACCCGCTTCTTCCCCCGCATCTTCCCCGGCATCTTCCCCCGTGGCATTCCCCGCCTCTTCCCCCGATTCCCCTGCGCCGTCCCCCGCACCGCCCGTTTCCACCGATCCGTTTTCCAAGGAGTTTCCCCATGAACAGCGCTGA
- a CDS encoding PH domain-containing protein, translating to MPSEAIDPSGLRWEHISPRYLTVRLIGWAIEAVLTVAVACLPLILRSAGVWPSAPDWLAWGLPALIAAAYVWRAVLLPRQVRAVCYAERNEDFLLRRGIFFQRTLVVPYGRMQYVDVTVGPLERAFGLCSLKLHTAAPGTNAVLPGLPAAEGARLREQLSERGETQLAGL from the coding sequence ATGCCTAGCGAAGCGATCGATCCGAGCGGTTTGCGCTGGGAGCACATTTCCCCCCGATACCTCACCGTCCGCCTCATTGGCTGGGCCATCGAAGCCGTGCTGACCGTGGCTGTTGCCTGCCTGCCGCTGATCCTCCGCTCCGCCGGGGTTTGGCCGTCGGCTCCGGACTGGCTGGCCTGGGGGCTGCCGGCCCTGATCGCGGCCGCCTACGTGTGGCGCGCAGTGCTGCTGCCCCGGCAGGTGCGCGCCGTTTGCTACGCGGAACGCAATGAGGATTTCCTGCTGCGGCGGGGTATCTTCTTCCAGCGCACCCTCGTTGTTCCGTACGGCCGGATGCAGTATGTGGACGTTACGGTGGGGCCGCTGGAGCGCGCCTTCGGCCTGTGCTCCCTGAAACTGCACACGGCAGCCCCGGGAACCAATGCGGTGCTGCCCGGCCTGCCCGCCGCGGAGGGCGCCCGGCTGCGGGAGCAGCTGTCCGAACGCGGCGAAACGCAGCTGGCCGGACTGTGA
- a CDS encoding DUF3180 domain-containing protein, with translation MGNIRYRWLAVITIASGVLGWLVNNWATRNSLPAPVLSLFGLLTVLLISGATLVLGLRVRRWQQGHRDRELDPIAAARTLVLAQAAAYAGSLLLGWHAGIFLEQVPLWSLRPGHSATWSALAMMAGGALMISVGLLVERFCRLPPNDPNGNGGTPAGPENRQQPGDGEYA, from the coding sequence GTGGGGAACATCCGGTACCGCTGGCTGGCCGTCATAACGATCGCGTCCGGTGTCCTGGGTTGGCTGGTCAACAACTGGGCCACCCGCAATTCCCTGCCCGCACCGGTCCTGAGCCTGTTCGGGCTGCTGACCGTACTGCTGATCTCGGGAGCCACGCTCGTCCTTGGACTTCGGGTCAGGCGCTGGCAGCAGGGCCACCGGGACCGCGAACTGGACCCCATCGCCGCGGCGCGGACCCTGGTCCTGGCCCAGGCCGCCGCCTATGCCGGTTCGCTGCTGCTGGGCTGGCATGCGGGTATCTTTCTGGAACAGGTACCCCTGTGGTCGCTGCGGCCGGGACACAGCGCCACATGGTCCGCCCTGGCCATGATGGCCGGAGGAGCGCTCATGATCTCCGTGGGCCTGCTTGTGGAGCGCTTCTGCCGCCTGCCACCCAATGACCCGAACGGGAACGGCGGGACCCCCGCCGGCCCGGAGAACCGACAGCAACCGGGAGACGGCGAATATGCCTAG
- the folK gene encoding 2-amino-4-hydroxy-6-hydroxymethyldihydropteridine diphosphokinase has product MNAPAAVTAVLALGSNLGESRDTLSRAVAELADHPGVRLQAVSPVVRTSPVGGPEQPDYLNLVVSVETDLPPHDLLAHCQSVENSHHRKREVRWGPRTLDVDIITYGDTVLDDETLTLPHPRAHTRAFVLQPWAWMDPEAKLSGTPVAELAARAEDLPGLEIYEGD; this is encoded by the coding sequence ATGAACGCGCCCGCCGCGGTCACCGCGGTCCTGGCCCTGGGCAGCAATCTCGGCGAAAGCCGGGACACCCTTTCACGCGCAGTGGCGGAACTGGCCGATCACCCCGGCGTCCGGCTCCAGGCCGTTTCTCCGGTGGTCCGGACCAGCCCGGTGGGCGGGCCCGAGCAGCCCGACTACCTGAACCTTGTGGTCTCAGTGGAGACCGACCTGCCGCCGCATGACCTGCTGGCACACTGCCAGAGCGTGGAAAACTCCCACCACCGCAAGCGCGAGGTGCGCTGGGGGCCGCGAACCCTGGACGTGGACATCATCACCTACGGTGACACGGTGCTCGACGACGAGACCCTCACCCTTCCGCATCCGCGGGCCCACACCCGGGCCTTTGTCCTGCAGCCGTGGGCCTGGATGGATCCCGAGGCCAAGCTGTCGGGAACCCCGGTGGCCGAGCTCGCCGCCCGGGCCGAGGACCTTCCCGGCCTGGAAATCTACGAGGGAGACTGA
- the folB gene encoding dihydroneopterin aldolase produces MNASGTATRDTITLTGITARGFHGVFEDERRNGQPFVVDVVLHTDLRPAGLSDDLTQTAHYGELAEQVAAIIAGEPLNLIEALAERIAQAVLDGFAGVGAVDVTVHKPQAPITVPFGDVAVTIHRDRA; encoded by the coding sequence ATGAACGCTTCCGGCACAGCCACACGCGACACCATCACGCTGACGGGTATCACCGCGCGGGGATTCCACGGAGTATTCGAGGACGAGCGGCGCAACGGCCAGCCCTTTGTGGTGGACGTGGTGCTGCACACGGACCTGCGGCCGGCCGGCCTCAGCGACGACCTGACGCAGACGGCGCATTACGGCGAGCTTGCCGAACAGGTGGCGGCCATCATCGCCGGCGAACCACTGAACCTGATCGAGGCCCTCGCGGAGCGCATTGCCCAAGCCGTCCTGGACGGGTTTGCCGGGGTTGGCGCCGTTGACGTGACCGTCCACAAACCGCAGGCACCCATCACCGTTCCCTTCGGCGACGTAGCGGTAACCATCCACCGGGACCGGGCATGA
- the folP gene encoding dihydropteroate synthase: MDSLAAAPGTGPATSPLPVVRPVRTPRRFEDLPADRTLVMGILNVTPDSFSDGGQFGQADQAIQAGLKMHYDGADIIDVGGESTRPDSVRVDPAEEQQRILPVVEALVKAGALVSVDTMNASTAEKAITAGAAVINDVSGLDVDPGMPELIARTGVRYVLMHSRGAVRSSDPHAEYDSVVDDVITELTKIREQFLDAGVAPEQIILDPGLGFSKDGAANWELLRNIDRFNALGHRVLIGASRKRFLGSLLASSGKAAPPLERDNATAAVTALAAFAKVWCVRVHNVGPNVDAVKTTAAWKG, translated from the coding sequence ATGGATTCACTCGCCGCCGCTCCCGGCACCGGGCCCGCGACCTCGCCTCTTCCAGTGGTCCGCCCGGTTCGGACGCCCCGCCGGTTCGAAGACCTTCCGGCGGACCGCACCCTGGTGATGGGCATCCTGAACGTCACGCCGGATTCCTTCAGCGACGGCGGACAGTTCGGACAGGCCGACCAGGCGATCCAGGCCGGTTTGAAGATGCATTATGACGGCGCCGACATCATTGACGTGGGCGGGGAGTCCACGCGGCCGGATTCGGTCCGGGTTGATCCCGCGGAGGAGCAGCAGCGGATCCTGCCCGTCGTTGAGGCGCTGGTGAAGGCCGGCGCACTGGTCAGCGTGGACACCATGAACGCTTCCACGGCAGAGAAGGCCATCACCGCCGGCGCCGCCGTCATCAACGATGTCTCCGGCCTGGATGTTGATCCCGGGATGCCGGAGCTGATAGCGCGCACCGGCGTCCGCTACGTGCTGATGCACAGCCGCGGCGCCGTCCGCAGCAGCGACCCCCACGCGGAGTACGACTCCGTTGTGGATGACGTCATCACCGAACTGACGAAAATCCGGGAGCAGTTTCTCGACGCCGGCGTGGCGCCCGAGCAGATCATCCTCGACCCCGGACTGGGATTCTCCAAGGACGGTGCCGCCAACTGGGAGCTGCTGAGGAACATTGACCGGTTTAACGCCCTGGGCCACCGGGTGCTCATCGGTGCTTCCCGGAAGCGTTTCCTCGGATCCCTGCTGGCCAGCTCCGGCAAGGCCGCCCCGCCGCTGGAACGCGACAACGCCACGGCGGCGGTTACGGCACTGGCCGCCTTCGCCAAGGTGTGGTGCGTCCGCGTGCACAACGTCGGCCCCAACGTCGATGCCGTCAAGACCACCGCAGCCTGGAAGGGATAG
- the folE gene encoding GTP cyclohydrolase I FolE: MTDFDDELTADDISAPLAPVDQPRIEKAVREILLAIGEDPDREGLQDTPKRVAKSYAEIFAGLHQSPVDLLATTFALEHEEMVLVKDIPFFSTCEHHLVPFHGTAHIGYIPSKDGKVTGLSKLARLVDVYARRPQVQERLTTQIVDALMDNLDPRGAIVVIECEHLCMSMRGVRKPGAKTVTSAVRGQLRETATRAEAMSLILGR; encoded by the coding sequence GTGACGGATTTCGACGATGAACTGACTGCGGATGACATCTCCGCCCCCCTGGCCCCCGTGGATCAGCCCCGGATTGAAAAAGCGGTCCGCGAAATTCTTCTCGCGATCGGTGAGGATCCGGACCGTGAGGGACTGCAGGACACCCCCAAGCGGGTCGCGAAGTCCTACGCGGAAATCTTCGCCGGCCTGCACCAGAGCCCGGTGGACCTGCTGGCCACCACTTTTGCCCTGGAACACGAGGAGATGGTGCTGGTCAAGGACATCCCGTTCTTCTCCACCTGCGAACACCACCTCGTGCCCTTCCACGGCACCGCCCACATCGGCTACATTCCGTCGAAGGACGGCAAAGTTACCGGGTTGAGCAAGCTGGCCCGCCTGGTGGACGTGTACGCGCGGCGGCCGCAGGTCCAGGAGCGTCTGACAACACAGATCGTCGACGCACTGATGGACAACCTGGACCCCCGCGGTGCCATAGTTGTCATTGAATGCGAACACCTGTGCATGTCGATGCGCGGCGTGCGGAAGCCCGGAGCCAAGACCGTCACCTCGGCGGTCCGCGGCCAGCTTCGCGAAACCGCAACCCGTGCGGAAGCAATGAGCCTCATACTCGGACGATAG
- the ftsH gene encoding ATP-dependent zinc metalloprotease FtsH, producing the protein MKSKNFFKGPGIWIVLALALLVLILPSLSASGATQVDTSVGLQLLKDQKVEQAKIYDGEQRVDLTLEEPYKDSSGKESENVQFFFGTARGEDIVAAVNDSGAEGFTDQPVQTNWFTSFLGLFLPFIIIGVIFWFLLSRMQGGGSQVMKFGKSKAKLTNKDMPQVTFADVAGADEAVEELHEIKEFLQDPAKFQAVGAKIPKGVLLYGPPGTGKTLLARAVAGEAGVPFYSISGSDFVEMFVGVGASRVRDLFEQAKTNAPAIIFVDEIDAVGRHRGAGVGGGNDEREQTLNQLLVEMDGFDGNTNVILIAATNRPDVLDPALLRPGRFDRQIGVEAPDMQGRLHILQVHAKGKPMADGVDLETVARKTPGFTGADLANVLNEAALLTARSNAQLIDDRALDEAIDRVIAGPQKRSRVMKELERKITAYHEGGHALVAAALRNTDPVTKVTILPRGRALGYTMVLPQDDKYSITRNELLDQLAYAMGGRVAEEIVFHDPSTGASNDIEKATATARKMVTQYGMSERIGSVKLGSGGGEPFLGRDMGQERNYSDQVAYVVDEEIRRLLDNAHDEAYQILTENRDVLDRLALELLERETLNQAEIAEVFHDVRKRDVREVWLSKPTRQVHSLPPVVSARERREAAANGKPNPDSVSPQDQIADADLPQDFDVSSNGLPQPEGTGSGHPGQGGTAGRTDGSENPAQNDR; encoded by the coding sequence ATGAAATCTAAGAACTTCTTCAAGGGGCCGGGCATTTGGATTGTCCTGGCATTGGCCCTTCTTGTGCTCATTCTTCCCAGCCTTTCCGCGAGCGGGGCAACCCAGGTGGACACCAGCGTGGGCCTGCAGCTGCTCAAGGACCAGAAGGTGGAGCAGGCCAAAATCTACGACGGCGAGCAGCGTGTGGACCTCACGCTCGAGGAGCCGTATAAGGACAGCAGCGGCAAGGAAAGCGAGAACGTCCAGTTCTTCTTCGGCACCGCCCGCGGCGAGGACATTGTCGCCGCGGTGAACGACTCCGGCGCCGAAGGCTTCACCGACCAGCCGGTGCAGACCAACTGGTTCACCAGCTTCCTGGGCCTGTTCCTGCCGTTCATCATTATCGGCGTCATCTTCTGGTTCCTGCTCTCCCGCATGCAGGGCGGCGGCTCGCAGGTGATGAAGTTCGGAAAGTCCAAGGCAAAGCTGACCAACAAGGACATGCCGCAGGTAACCTTCGCCGACGTCGCAGGCGCGGACGAGGCCGTGGAGGAACTGCACGAAATCAAGGAATTCCTGCAGGATCCGGCCAAGTTCCAGGCCGTGGGCGCCAAGATCCCCAAGGGTGTGCTGCTGTACGGCCCTCCCGGCACCGGTAAGACCCTGCTCGCCCGTGCCGTGGCCGGTGAGGCGGGAGTGCCCTTCTACTCCATCTCCGGCTCCGACTTCGTCGAGATGTTCGTCGGTGTGGGTGCATCCCGCGTCCGCGACCTCTTCGAGCAGGCCAAGACCAACGCCCCGGCCATCATCTTCGTTGACGAGATCGACGCCGTCGGCCGCCACCGCGGCGCCGGCGTGGGCGGCGGCAATGACGAACGCGAGCAGACCCTGAACCAGCTGCTGGTGGAGATGGACGGATTCGACGGCAACACCAACGTCATCCTGATTGCCGCCACCAACCGGCCCGATGTGCTGGACCCGGCACTGCTGCGCCCGGGCCGCTTTGACCGCCAGATTGGCGTCGAAGCTCCGGACATGCAGGGCCGCCTGCACATCCTGCAGGTCCATGCCAAGGGCAAGCCGATGGCCGACGGCGTGGACCTGGAAACCGTGGCACGCAAGACGCCAGGCTTCACCGGTGCGGACCTCGCCAACGTCCTGAACGAGGCAGCCCTGCTGACGGCCCGCTCCAACGCACAGCTCATTGACGACCGCGCGCTGGACGAGGCCATTGACCGGGTGATCGCCGGGCCGCAGAAGCGCAGCCGCGTCATGAAGGAACTGGAACGCAAGATCACGGCCTACCACGAGGGTGGACACGCCCTAGTGGCGGCAGCGCTGCGCAACACCGACCCCGTCACCAAGGTGACCATCCTGCCCCGCGGCCGCGCCCTGGGGTACACAATGGTGCTGCCCCAGGATGACAAGTACTCGATCACGCGCAACGAACTGCTGGACCAGCTCGCCTACGCCATGGGCGGCCGGGTGGCCGAAGAGATCGTGTTCCACGATCCGTCCACCGGTGCCTCCAACGACATCGAAAAGGCCACCGCCACGGCCCGCAAGATGGTTACCCAGTACGGCATGAGCGAGCGGATCGGTTCCGTAAAGCTCGGCAGCGGCGGCGGCGAACCCTTCCTGGGCCGCGACATGGGCCAGGAACGGAACTACTCCGACCAGGTGGCCTACGTTGTCGATGAGGAAATCCGGCGCCTGCTGGATAACGCCCACGACGAGGCGTACCAAATCCTGACCGAAAACCGGGACGTCCTGGACCGGCTGGCCCTGGAACTGCTCGAACGCGAGACCCTGAACCAGGCCGAGATCGCCGAGGTCTTCCACGACGTGCGCAAGCGCGACGTCCGCGAAGTCTGGCTCTCCAAGCCAACCCGCCAGGTCCACAGCCTGCCGCCGGTGGTATCCGCGCGGGAACGGCGTGAAGCCGCGGCCAACGGCAAGCCCAATCCGGACAGCGTTTCACCGCAGGACCAGATTGCCGACGCCGATCTGCCCCAGGACTTTGACGTGTCCAGCAACGGGCTTCCGCAGCCGGAGGGCACTGGATCCGGACACCCGGGCCAGGGCGGCACCGCCGGCCGGACCGATGGTTCGGAGAACCCGGCACAGAACGACCGCTAG
- the hpt gene encoding hypoxanthine phosphoribosyltransferase produces the protein MDSHDVQSDLKHVLYTKEQIQTRVTELAAEIDRDYAGRDILLVGVLKGAVMVMADLSRALHSHVTMDWMAVSSYGSGTQSSGVVRILKDLETDLLGKHVLIVEDIIDSGLTLSWLRTNLQSRGPASVEICTLLRKPTAAKVEIDVKYVGYEIPNEFVVGYGLDFAERYRNLDFIGTLAPHVYE, from the coding sequence GTGGATTCACACGACGTCCAGTCAGACCTCAAGCACGTTCTCTACACCAAGGAACAGATCCAAACGCGGGTGACCGAACTCGCAGCCGAGATTGACCGCGACTACGCCGGGCGAGACATCCTGCTGGTCGGCGTGCTCAAGGGCGCCGTCATGGTCATGGCTGATCTCTCCCGTGCCCTGCACAGCCACGTCACGATGGACTGGATGGCAGTCTCGTCCTACGGCTCCGGCACTCAGTCCTCGGGCGTCGTCCGGATCCTCAAGGACCTGGAAACGGACCTCCTCGGCAAGCACGTGCTGATTGTCGAAGACATCATCGACTCCGGCCTGACCCTGTCCTGGCTGCGCACCAACCTGCAGTCCCGCGGCCCGGCCAGCGTCGAAATCTGCACGCTGCTGCGCAAGCCCACCGCTGCGAAGGTGGAAATCGACGTCAAGTACGTCGGTTACGAGATCCCCAACGAGTTCGTTGTGGGCTACGGCCTGGACTTCGCGGAGCGGTACCGCAACCTTGACTTCATCGGAACCCTGGCACCGCACGTCTACGAGTAA